A DNA window from Ranitomeya imitator isolate aRanImi1 chromosome 2, aRanImi1.pri, whole genome shotgun sequence contains the following coding sequences:
- the LOC138663241 gene encoding zinc finger protein 605-like, which translates to MDMDRDKMAERILHLTLEILFRLTGEDYTVVKKTSSERCQDPVSEEWRRTMSPVPRPPCNPLVYEDINDQKILELTCKMIELLTGEVPVRCQDVTVYFSMEEWEYLEEHKDVYKEIMMEVPQPLTSPDIYSTRTTPERCPRPLLPEDCKQEDPNAPQDHQGKDLIHINTTETYVRGDEWCKEEIPTYDYPDDCTRRSEEQLTSLIFKSDDFEIPLDTFEVNAITPDIPSSLHSKDLSSDPLIRSFEVLFSGSLATTEENQSHKISIKNGNTPKSKKPFSCPEYGNSFPIEKSFLKHLKIHTVEKRFSCSKCGKYFKHKSHLVRHQRSHTGEKPFSCSECWKCFNEKSALVKHQRTHTGEKPFSCSECGKCFKQKSALVTHHRTHTGVKPFSCLECGKCFNEKSVLVKHQRTHTGEKPFSCSACGKCFNQKWNLVIHKRTHTGEAFSCSECGKCFSQKSALVTHHRTHTGVKPFSCSECGKCFNEKSVLVKHQRTHSGQKPFSCSACGKCFNQKYKLVIHQITHTGVKPFSCSECGKCFNEKSALVKHQRTHTGEKPFFCSECGKCFKQKSALVTHQRTHTGLKPFSCSECGKCFKEKSVLVKHQRTHTGEKPFSCSECGKCFKQKSALVTHQRTHTGVKPFSCSECGKCFNEKSVLVTHQRTHTGEKPFSCSECGKCFKQKSALVTHQRTHTGVKPFSCSECGKCFNEKSVLVTHQRTHTGEKPFSCSECGKCFNQKSALFNHQRSHTGEKPFSCPECGKCFNKKCNFVKHQRIHTGEKSFSCS; encoded by the exons atggatatggacagagacaagatggcggagaggatattacacctcaccctagagatcctcttccggcttactggagag gattacacagtagtgaagaagacctctagtgagcgctgtcaggaccctgtgtctgaggaatgGAGAAGAACCATGAGTCCAGTCCCAAGGCCTCCATGTAACCCCCTGGTTTATGAGgatatcaatgaccagaagatcctagaactcacctgcaagatgattgagctgctgactggagag gtccctgtaaggtgtcaggatgtcactgtctatttctccatggaggagtgggagtatttagaggaacacaaagatgtgtacaaggaaatcatgatggaggttcctcaACCCctaacatcaccag atatatacagtacaaggacaacaccagagagatgcccccgtcctcttcttcccgaggactgtaaacaagaagatcccaatgctcctcaggatcatcag ggtaaagatctgatccatattaatactacagagacgtatgtgaggggtgatgaatggtgtaaagaggagattcctacatatgactacccag atgactgtaccagaagatcagaggaacagctgacgtcTTTAATTTTTAAATCGGATGATTTTGAGATCCCACTGGATACATTTGAAgttaatgccattactccagatataccatcatcccttcacagcaaagacctTTCATCTGATCCTTTGATCAGATCCTTTGAGGTCCTGTTTTCTGGTTCATTGGCGACAACAGAGGAAAATcagagtcacaaaataagcattaaaaatggaaatacccctaaatcaaagaagccattttcatgtccagaatatgGAAACAGTTTTCCCATtgaaaagtcttttcttaaacatctaaaaattcacacagtggagaaaagattttcttgttccaagtgtggaaaatattttaaacataaatcccatcttgttagacaccaaagaagtcacacaggggagaagcctttttcctgttcagaatgttggaaatgctTTAATGAGAAATCagctttggttaagcaccagagaacccacacaggggagaagcctttttcctgttcagaatgtggaaaatgttttaaacagaaatcagctttggttacgcaccacagaacccacacaggggtgaaacctttttcatgtttagaatgtggcaaatgttttaatgagaaatcagttttggttaagcaccagagaacccacacaggggagaaacctttttcctgttcagcatgtgggaaatgttttaaccagaaatggaatcttgttatacataaaagaacccacacaggggaggctttttcctgttcagaatgtgggaaatgttttagtcagAAATCTGCTCTGGTCACGCAccacagaacccacacaggggtgaaacctttttcatgttcagaatgtggcaaatgttttaacgagaagtcagttttggttaagcaccagagaacccactcagggcagaagcctttttcctgttcagcctgtgggaaatgttttaaccagaaatacaAGCTTGTTATACACCAAATAACCCACACAGGagtgaaacctttttcatgttcagaatgtggcaaatgttttaatgagaaatcagctttggttaagcaccagagaacccacacaggggagaagccttttttctgttcagaatgtgggaaatgttttaaacagaaatcagctttggttacgcaccagagaacccacacagggttgaaacctttttcatgttcagaatgtggcaaatgttttaaggagaaatcagttttggttaagcaccagagaacccacacaggggagaagcctttttcctgttcagaatgtgggaaatgttttaaacagaaatcagctttggttacgcaccagagaacccacacaggggtgaaacctttttcatgttcagaatgtggcaaatgttttaacgagaaatcagttttggttacgcaccagagaacccacacaggagagaagccgttttcatgttcagaatgtggaaaatgttttaaacagaaatcggctttggttacgcaccagagaacccaTACAGGGGTAAAAcctttctcatgttcagaatgtggcaaatgttttaatgagaaatcagttttggttacgcaccagagaacccacacaggggagaagcctttttcctgttcagaatgtggcaaatgttttaatcagaaatcagctTTGTTTAaccaccagagaagtcacacaggagagaagcctttttcctgtccagaatgtggtaaatgttttaataAGAAATGTAATTTCGTTAAACAccaaagaatccacacaggggagaagtcattttcatgttcataa